The Amycolatopsis umgeniensis DNA segment GCCGCGCGTAGAAGTCCTTGTCCCGCTCGCGGATGGCGTCGTACACCGGGATCTGGAACCGCGGCAGGAGCCGGTACGGGATCGACGCGAAGATCATGTCCGCCTTGTCGGTGGTGATCCCCGCCTGCACCGCCCGCTCCGAATACAGGTCGCCGAGTCCCAGGTCCATCAGGGAATCCGACTTGACGATATGTGTCGAGGACCGTTGCACCATGGTGACGTCGGCGCCGTGTTCCCACAGTGCCGCGCAGATGTCGTGCGCGGAGTTGTTGGAGCCGACCACGACGGCCTTCTTGCCCGCGTACGAGTCCGGGCCCGGATGCTGTGACGAATGGTGCTGATCGCCGTCGAAGTCGTCCATCCCCGGGAACGACGGGAGATTCGGCTTACCGGACATCCCGGTCGCGAACACCACGTGCCGCGGCGTGAGCACCAGTTCCTCGCCCTCGCGGACGACGGTCACCAGCCACTCCTGCTTTTCCTCGTCCCAGGAGGCGGAGGTCACCTCGGTGCTGGTCCAGTACGGCACCTCCATGAGCCGCGTGTACATCTCCAGCCAGTCGGCGATCTTGTCCTTGGGCGCGAACACCGGCCAGTTGTCCGGGAACGGGAGATAAGGCAGGTGGTCGTACCAGACCGGGTCGTGCAGGCAGAGGTTCTTGTACCGCTTCCGCCACGAATCGCCGGGACGCTCGTTGCGTTCGAGGACGAGTGCGGGCACGTCGAGCTGCCGCAGCCGGGCACCGAGCGCGATACCGCCCTGACCACCGCCGATGACGACGACGTACGGCTGCTGGTCGTAGCCGAGCCGCGCCTGCTCCTCCTCGCGCTTCTCCGCCCACGACTTCCGTCCGCGGACGACGCCGTGCTCGACCCCTTTCGGCCGCTGAGTGTTGCGCCGCTCCTCGAAACCCTTGAGCTCACGCAGGCTCGTCAGCAGCGTCCAGGCGCCTTCGTCCTTCAGTCGCAAGTGGCCCTTCGCGCGGCCAGTCGCGGTTTCGAACTCCAGCCACGCTTCGGTCACGCCGTCGGCTTCGGTCGGTGTCTCGGTGGTGCGGAATCCGGACGGCTCGATGCCGTCGAGACAGGCGCCGAGCAGGCCTGCCACCCCGTCGCGGCCTTCGACCGTCTTGATCGTCCAGGTGAAGGCGACCAGGTCGCGCCAGTAACTGTCGACGGCGAAGAGCGTGGCGGCGGCTTCGACGTCGCGGGTCGCGAGGGCAGCTTCGAACCGGCTCAGCCAGGCGTTGACCCGCGCTTGCGGCGAGTCCGTCGCCTCGATCCGGTCCACCGTCTGTGTCATGGCCACTCCCAAACCTCGGCGTTTCGGCTGTTACCCCGATCACACGCCGCGGGCGGGGACGGCGGCAAGGGTTGCACCGTGTTGCAGCGCGACTCCTTGGCGCGGTCGGTCCGGCCGACCTATGCTGATCCGTCGACGCGATGGTGCGGAGGTGGCCCGTGGGCGTGTTCAGCTCGGTCCCGCCCGGCGCCGACCTGCCGATGCACGCCCGCGACCTGGTCCGCATGCACGAAGCCGTGATCGGCGGCGGCCGTCCGCGGGTCCGGCCGCGGCCGCTGGTGTCGCGATCGTGGTCGCGTGCGCTGAGCCTGGGGCTGGCCGCCGACGGGATGAACACCCGGGATTCCGTCCCGCTCGACGAGGTCGCCCGCCGTCGCCGCGCCTCCCCGCTGCGCCACGTCGTCGAGAGCCTCGGCCAGGTGCTCGGTGCGACCTCCGACACCGCGAACATGCTGCTGGTGGTGACCGACGCCGAGGGCATCATCCTCTGGCGGGCGGGCTCCCCCGCCGTCAAGCGCCGCGCGGACACCTTGGGCTTCACCGAAGGCTCCGAGTGGACCGAGGCGCGGGTCGGCACCAACGCGATCGGCACCGCGCTCGCCGAGGCAGCACCCGTGGAACTGCTGGCCGGGGAACATTTCGAACAGGGCCAGCATCCCTGGTACTGCACCGCGTCGCCGGTGCACGATCCGCGCACCGGCGAACTGCTCGGCGTGATCGACGTCAGCGGACCCGCGTTGACCCTGCATCCCGCGATCGCCGCGCTCGTGGAGACCGGACGGCGGCTGGCCGAAGCCGAACTCTGGCGTCACCACCAGCAAGGCCTGGACAAACTGAGGAGGACCGCCGAACCGCTGGTGGCGGGCATGGGCGGTCCGGCGCTGCTGGTGGACGACGACGGCTGGGTGGCTCACGCCGCCGGCATCGCCCCTGGCGAGCGGATCGCCGCCCCCTCGGAAGGCCAGATCCTCGCCGTTCCCGGTCTGGGCGCCTGCCTGCCCGAACGCCTGGCCGAGGGCTGGCTCGTCCGCCCCGCCGACACCGCTCGCCAGGTCCGGCTGGATCTCGAACTCGGGCACGCGCCGATGCTGCGGATGCGGGCGGGCGACGCCGGCTGGGTGCGCACCGTGACACCCCGGCACGCGGAGATCCTCGTGCACCTTCACGCGACGGGTCCGTCCGGGCTTTCGGCCGAGGCGCTCAGCCGCGCGCTCTACGGTGACGCCGAACACCTCGTCACCGTCCGCGCCGAGGTCTCCCGGCTGCGGCGGCTGCTCGGAGCCATTGTGGACACCCGCCCGTACCGGCTCGCCTCGGGCGTCGGCCTGACGGTCCACAAAGGACTCGAATAGGCGGCTGAGCCGCTCCCGGTTGCGCGGAGACCATGCCGGGTACTCCGCGCGCATGGAGATACTGCTCGCCGGGGCCGGCGTCCTGGCGTTGTGCGCCGCGGTGCTGCCGAACCTGCTGCACGAACGCGCGCTGTCGATGCCGCTGATCCTGCTGGTGGGCGGGCTGATCTTCGGGTTGCTCCCGTTAGGACACCCCTACGGCGACGGGGTGCTCGACCCGCGGTCCCATGTGGGCGCCGTCGAGGTGATCACCGAACTCGGTGTCCTGGTGTCGCTGGTGGGCGCGGGACTGAAATCGGACCGGCTGATCGGCTGGCGATCGTGGAACTCGACCTGGCGGCTGCTGGCGATCACCCTGCCGTTGTCGATCGGCGCGGTCGCCCTGCTCGGCTGGTGGGCGCTCGCCCTCTCCCCCGCCGCCGCGCTGCTGCTGGGCGCCGTGCTGTCACCGACCGATCCGGTGCTGGCGAGCGACGTCCAGGTACCGGCGCCGCATACCGACGACGGCCGGGGCGCGGACAACGAGATCCGGTTCACGCTGACCTCGGAAGCCGGGCTCAACGACGGTCTGGCGATGCCGTTCGTGCTGCTGGCCCTCGTCCTGGCCGGGACGGCGAGCACTTCTCCCGTGCCGTGGTTGCTGACCGAGGTCGTCGTCCCGCTCGCGATCGCCGTACTGGTCGGTCTCGTCTGCGGCCGGTTGCTGTCCTGGCTCATGTTCCGGGTGCGGCACGAGCGGCTGCGCCTCGGTGAGTACTCCGACGGGCTGGTGGTGCTGGCCATCGCGTTCCTGCCCTTCGCACTGTGCGAGTGGCTGGGCGGGATCGGCTTCGTCGCGGTGTTCACCGCCGCCGCGACCATTCGCGCCAGCGAGCGCTCACACGAGTACCACGGCGTACTGCACGAGTTCGGTGACCAGCTGGAACGCCTCTTCGTCGCGCTGGCCCTGCTCGGCCTCGGTGTCGCGCTGGGCGACGGGCTCCTGGCGGGCCTGAAACTCGCCGAAGTCCTGGTGGCAGTGGCCGCCGTGATCGTCGTGCGCCCGCTGTTCGGTGGGCTGGCCCTGATCGGCGGCGGCGCCACACAACCGGCGGCGACGGCGATCGCGTTCTTCGGCATCCGCGGGATCGGCAGTCTCTACTACCTGTCCTACGCCCTGGGGCACGGCGACTTCCCGATGGCCGACTCGCTCTGGCGCGTCACGGCGCTCACGATCGCGGTGTCGGTCCTCGTGCACGGTCTCGTGTCCGGTCCGGTGATGCGCAAACTGGAGAACCGGGGCAGCTGAACACGTGAGTTCCGGCTTCAATCACACGAGATCCGGGTCTGATCACGTGAGTGCGGTGTCTAGTCGCGGGGCGGGCGCTGCCACTCCCGGCCCTCGACCCGGGCTTTCAGCCGTCCCAAGGTGGTCGCGATGTTGGCGCGGTTGGTCCCGGCGCGGTCGGGCTCGCCGGTGATGAAGATGGCGATCGGGATGAACCACCGCGGCACGCGCAGCCAGTTCCGCACGATGAGGCGGCAGCCGTCACCCTCGGGCTCGATGTCGTACTCCCAGCGGGAAATCGGCACCAGGAACGGGGTGCGGACACGGTAGGCGAACCGGCGGCCGGGCTCGGCGTCGGTGATCTCGGCGTGGGTCACCCAGCGCCGCACGCCGTTGCGGTTGCTGCCGGCGAACCAGTTCCCGACGGCGGCCTCGGTCGCGCCGCGGATCCAGCGGGCCTTGCGCAGCTCCTCGGTGCACTCCGCCATCGCGACCGGGTCGCTGACGAGCCGGTACACCCGCTCGGGCGCGGCGTCGATCGTGACCTCGCCGGTCGCGATCGGTTCCGTGTAGGTCAGGGTGTCCTTCGGCTTCGTCGCCATCGCGCCTCCCAGTCGACCCTGTCAGCCCACCAGCACCGGGCGGCACGGTCAAGACCGGCACGGCAACCACAGCACGTTCGCGCAAACACCGGCCGGGATCAGGTGGTCGGTTCCGCCGGGAAGCTCACCCGGAAGCCCAGCGCCTGCAGCATCTGCGTGAGCATGGCCTTGGTGTTGGCCCTGGCGCGTTCGAGCAGGCCGGAGTGCTGCGCCGCCTCGCCGATCCGTTTCTCCGCGGCGACGTGGAACTGCTGTTGGTCCGGTACGGACACCAACGCCCCCAGCCGGTCGATCAGGCCGCGCTCCTGACCGAAGACGTAGCTGCGCTCGTTGTCCAGATTGGGTTTCGCCAGCCGGGCTTCGGGCAACCGGACCTCGACCGACTGCCGGTCTTCCGAGACAGTGAGGGAATTCTCCAGCAGCGGTCCGAAATCGACGTACGCGTCGACAGAGCCCGCCGCCACGAACAGGGTCCGCTCCCCGGCGATGCTCGCGGGCACCCATTTGACGTCCTTCTCGATGTCCACGACGACCTGGTAGTCGCCGACAGCGGCGTGATACTGGCTCAGATCACGGACCGCCTGGAGCACCGCGGGCTGCGATCGGTCCACAGTGGACGTTCCGAAGGGGTCGAACTTCGGCAGCAACCCGGTGATCTGCAGTGCCGCACCGACGATCAGGAGCCCGACCAGGGCGAACGCCCCGAGGCGCACCCACCGTTTCTTCACGCCCACCACCGCCTCTCCAGCGCGTGGGGTACCCGGCGGACGCGGTCGTGAAGCGTCCCCGCCGGTTTCGCCGACGATCGGCGGAACCGGATTTCGCACTTGGAGTAGTTTGGCCGCATGCAAAGCGTCTTGCCCGCGCCGGAGAAGGCCGGGCTGAACATCTCGGCGTTGCACTGGGCGGGTTTCCTGGGGATAGCCGTGTTGGTGCTGGTCACGTCGGGGATCGGCCTGCCCTCGGTGCTGGTGGTGGCGCTCGGGGTGACCGGGATGGCCACCCTCGTGCTGTCCTGGTTGGGCATCGGACGGCTCGCCGCGGGCCTGCCCGAGCGTCGGCTGTACTGGATCGCGGCGTCGTGGTGTGCGCCACTGCTGGTCGCACGCCCGCTGTTCAGCGGTGACATCAACAGCTACCTGGCTCAAGGACTCATCGCCGCCAAGGGATTCGACACCTATCTCGTGGGACCGGCGGAGGCGCTCGGCGCCGATTCGCCGGTGACGCTCGCGGTCAGCCACTACTGGCGCGACACGCCCGCCCCGTACGGGCCGGCGTTCGTCGCGCTGGCGCGCTCGGTCGCCCACATCGCCGGGGACGACTTCGTCCCGACGGTGCTGCTGCACCGGCTGTTGGGGCTGGCGGGGATCGCGCTCATGGCGTGGGCGCTCCCCCGCCTCGCCCGCCGCGTCGGGGTCTCGCCGTCGATCGCGTTGTGGCTGGCCCTGCTCAACCCGCTGGTGCTGTGGCACGTCGTCGCGGGCGTGCACAACGACGGGCTGATGGTCGGGCTGATGGTCGCCGGACTGGAACTCGTCCTCATGGGCGCGGCGAAGGCCGGAGCGGCGCGGCCCGCGCTGATCGCGGCGGGCGTGATCGCGGTGAGCGCCGCCGCGAACATCAAGATCGTGGCCGTCGCGGGCCTGTTGTTCGTCGGCGTCGACCTGTTCCGCCGGGCGACACCCGCGGGCCGGGTGGCGGTGGCGCTCGGGCTGCCCGCCGGATTCGCGGCGGTCACCGTGGCGATCTCCCTCGGCAGCGGGCTCGGTTTCGGCTGGGTCCGCGTGCTTTCCGGGGTTTCCGGTCAGGTCCACAGCTGGATGGCGCCCACCAACGAACTCGGTTTCCTCGTCGGTGGGGTGGGCAAGATCTTCGGCGCCGACCTGACCGACGGCGCGATCAAGGTGTTCTCGCTCATCGGCGCGATCCTCGGTCTCGCCGTCGGGGCCAGGCTGCTGTGGCTCACCTATCGGGAGAAGCTGCACCCTCTCTACGGCGCGGGGCTGACCTTCGCCGCGATGCTGGTCCTCGGGCCGGTCGTGCAGCCGTGGTATCTCCTGTGGACGGTCGCCCTGCTCGCCGTCAGCCTCACGACCGACCGAGGCCGCTGGATCCTCGCCGCGATCAGCGCGGTGTTCGGCGTGCTGCTCCCGCCCGCCAACGGTGGTGCCGTGTCCTTGGCGCTGGGCTACCTGATCGCCGTCGTGCTCATCGGCGGGACCTTGTTCTTCTTGAAGCGGAAAGGCCTGTTGCCGGAGATCAGGTTCCGCAAGAGCCGGACGTAGGGACTCCATCGCGCGGGTGTCCGGACCGTGCCGGTGAGTTCACGCTCGGCACGGTCCAGGCCGTCCTCCAGCAAGGCGTCGTGCATCGGCCGCCACAGCAGCGGATACGTGAACCAAGCGGGATGCCGGAGCCGCAGCACCATGAGGTGCTCGAGCTCGGTCTCCCCCGTTCCCCTCGCGCGCAGGGTGAATTCGTGGAAGCCGTCGAAACCCCGCGGCGCGGTGAACCGGAACCGCACCGACTTCCCCGGTTCGTAGGACTCGACGGAGTACCGCACCGGTCCGTGCCCGCCGACGGCTCCCACCCCGAGTGTCCGGTCGAACCGCATCGGCGGCCACGTGCCGACGGGCCACAGCCGGTCGCCGTCATCGGACAGTGTGTCGATCAGCGCGCCCACGCGCTCCGGTGACACGGCGACAATCCGGGAATGCCTGTTCCACACTCGCATCTCTGCCTCCTGGTTATAGAGACCTTCCCCTAAAACCATAGTAGAGGATAGTCTCTGAAAATGGGACGGCCACCGCGGCACACCGCCGACGACTTCCTCGACGCGGCCCTGCGGATCTTCGCCACCGAAGGGGCGGCCGGGGTGACCATGTCGGCCGTCGCCCGCGAAGTCGGCGCGCCGAGCGGGTCGATCTACCACCGCTTCCCCGGTCGCCCAGCCCTGCTCGCGGCGGTCTGGATCCGCACTTTGACCAGCTTCCAGCGGGACTACCTCGAAGCACTCGACCAGGAACCGGTCTTGGAGGCCGCGGTCGGGGCAGCGGCACAGGTGGTCCGATGGTGCCGCGCTCATCCCGCCGAGGGGAGACTGCTCTACGCGGGCAATCGCGCGCTCGGCGTCGAAGACTGGAACGCCGAAGACCGCGCCCGCGCCGAGGAAGCCAACCACCGTCTCGACGCGGCGATCACCAAGGTCGTGCGACGGCTGCGCCCACTGACCGGCCGGAGCACCGATGAACTGATGCTGGCCCTCGTGGATCTTCCCTATGCCGCGGTGAGAAGGCATCTCGACCGCGGCGAGGCTCCACCGCCCCGCACCGTCGATCTGGTCGCCAAGACCACGCGCACACTGCTGTCGGGCTGAGTTCAGATCCGGGCCGGGACCGTGATGGAGTACTCCCCGCCGTCGATCAGGTCGAGCAGGAGCCGGGCCGCCGGACCGGGCGACCGCTCGCCCCTGGTGGCGATGGTCAGTGGCCAGACCAGGCCGGGCGCGTCGAGCGGGATCGTCCGGACGCCCGTCAGCAGCCGGAGGTCCGGCACCACGGCGATGCCGAGCCCCGCCGCGACGTAGGCGGGCACCACACGCAGGTCGGCGACCTCGACGATGACCCGCCGAGGAGCCCCGATCGCCTCGAACGCGCGGTCCAGGGCGACCCGGTTGCCGAAGCCGCGCGGGTTGTCCACGAACGACTCGCCCGCGACGTCCGCCAGGGTCAGCGATCGCCGGCCTCCCAGCCGGTGGCCGTCGGGCAGCACGGCGACGAACGGCACCGAACCGAGCGGCTTGGTGCGGAACCCGGCGAGATCGGACTCGGGGAGCCCGAGCAGCGCGACGTCGAGCCTGCCTTGGCGCAGGTCCTCGGCCAGCCCGGTCGATCCGGTGATCGACACCGTGACGTGCAGGTCGACCAGCGGATACCGCCGATGGAAAGCGCCGAGCAGATCCGGCAGGTCGAGGCCCCCGACACTGGTCAGGGTGCCGATGCGGAGGCTGCCGCGCAGGCCGGCGGAGGCGTCGGCGACCACCTCGCGCGCCCTGTCGACGGCCTCCAGCGCGGCCTTGGCCTCGGGCAGGAACACCTTGCCCGCCGCGGAAAGCGCGACCCGCCGCGTCGACCTGTCGAACAGCTTGACGCCGAGTTCGCCTTCGAGCGCCTGGATGGTCGCCGACACGGTGGACTGCACCGCGAACAGCCGTCGAGCGGCGCGGGTGAAACTGAGTTCCTCGGCGACGGCGACGAAGCATTCGAGCTGGCGGGTCTCCACGGTCGCCGATTATCGCAGTTTCGGATAACTGTGACCAGTATTGTTCGTTGGACTTGGATGATCCGGGGATCCACAGTGGAGACATGCTGAACACCGTCACCCTTCCCCGTCCCGCGCTCCGGCGGATCAGTCACGGCCGCGGCTTCTGGATCATCGCGGCCGCGTACGCCGCCTCGCTGGCCTTCTCCACCGTTCCCACCCCGCTCTACGTGCTCTACCAGCAACGTGACGGTTTCCCGACCTACGTCGTGACCATCGTGTTCGCGGCGTACGCGGTCGGCGTGATGGGCAGCCTCTACCTCGCCGGACACGTCAGCGATTGGCTGGGGCGACGGCGCGTGATCCTCGCCGCGACCCTGACCCAGGCGCTTTCCGCGACGCTCTTCTTGGCTTGGCCGGACGTTCCCGGGCTGATCCTGGCCAGGCTCGTCGGCGGCGCGGGGATCGGCGCGCTGACCGCGACCGCCACCGCACACCTGTCCGAACTGCGAGCCGTGGCCAGGCCGAGCGAAGACCACGGCCGCGCGGGCCTGATCGCGACCGTGGTCAACATGGGCGGGCTGGCGCTCGGACCGCTGTTCGGCGGCGCGTTCGCGAGCTACTCGGCCGAACCGCTGACCACGCCGTTCGTGTTCTTCCTTGTCCTGCTGCTGGCCTCGGCCCTCGCCGTCGCGCTCGTCCCGGAAACGGTGGAACGCGCCGAGGAACGGCCCGCGTACCGGCCCCAGCGCGTCTCGCTGCCGTCGAGCGCTCGGCCCGCCTTCTTCGGCGCGGCGATCGGCGCCTTCGCGGCCTTCGCGATCACGGGACTGTTCATGGCGCTGACGCCGACGTTGCTGGCGCAGGGAATGCACCAAAGCTCACGGATGCTGGCCGGCCTCGCGTCGTTCTCGGTGTTCCTCGCCGCCGCGGCGGCACAGGTGATCTTCGCCGGGTTGGCCAGGCGGACCCAGTTGCGTCTCGGCCTCGCCTTGATGACGGCCGGACTGGTGGCGTTGCCGGTCGCGGTGACGACGTCCCAGCTGTGGCTCTTCCTCGCGGGCGGGATCGCGGCGGGCGCCGGGGTCGGGCTGGGCTTCCGCGCCTCGGTGGCCACCGTCGCCGCACTGGCCGAGCCGCCGGTGCGCGGCGAGGTGCTCGCGGCCCTGTTCCTGGCCGCCTACGCGGGGCTAGTCCTGCCCATTCTCCTCGTCGGCATCTCGCTGATCTGGTTGCCGAGCGCGTGGGCGCTGATCGGTTTTTCGGTGCTGGAACTGGGTTTGCTCGCCTGGTCCGCACCCAAGGTGCTGAAGCGCTGACTGTCCACAGTGGTGCGTCCGCGTGGTGATCCTCGTCAAACCCGCGGGCGCGCCACGAGGACGGTGTGCGATCCTGGTTACGGAACCTCGTGATCGAGGTCCCCGGACGAGTGGGTGCCGTACCCGGCCAGCGACAAGACGGCGCTCTGGGAGCGCGTCATGTCCTGGCTTGTCCTGATCGTTTCGGGTGTGCTGGAAGCCGTGTGGGCCACTGCCCTCGGCAGGTCCGAGGGGCTGTCCCGGCCGACACCGTCGGTGATCTTCGGCGTGACCCTCGTGGCGAGCATGGTGGGTCTCGCGTATGCGATGAAGGACCTCCCGGTCGGGACCGCCTACGCGGTCTGGGTCGGGATCGGGGCCTCGCTCACCGTCGGCTACGGCATGGTGTCGGGCGCGGAAACCGCGTCACTCGCCCGAATTCTGCTGATCGTGGGGATCGTGGCCTGCGTGGTGGGACTGAAAGTCCTGCACTGAGGCGAAAAGAGGGACCGCCCCCGACGCACGGACGACGTCGGGGGCGGTCGGGTCCGGGCGCACCCCTGCGTGTGGCCCGGACGGCTAGGCGGTCAGGATCGCGCCCAAAGCGCTGGGACGTTCGGCGGTTCCCAACCTGCCTGAGCGGTGTGGCCCTGCAGCGCCCGGTACGAAGCACCGTTGTAGGTGACCGTCGCCCCCGCGGCGTAGGTGGTGCCGGCCGCCCAGGTTCCGGTGGGCGGGTTCGACGTCGTCGGGCCGGTCGGCGTCGTGGTGGTGCTGGTCGGCGGGTTCGAACCCGAGGTCACCAGGCGCAGGCTGTAGACGCTCAGGATCTCCGAGATCGGCTGGAAGTAGAACGTGCCGCCCGAACTGCAGTTGCCGGAACCGCCGGAGGTGACGCCCTGCGCCTGGTCGCCCGCGAGCCACGAACCGCCGGAGTCGCCCGGCTCGGCGCAGGCGTTGGTCCGGGTGAGGCCGGAAACGGTGCCCTGCGGGTAGTTCACCGAGGCGTTCTTCTGCTGGATGGTGCCGCAGTGCCAGCCCGTGGTGGAACCGGAGCGGCAGACCGAGGCGCCGATCGCGGCCTCCTGCGAACCCGCCACCGGCACGGTGCCCGGGTACCGGTTCACGAGCCCGCGCGGGGTGTTGCCCGCGTCGACGCGGACCCAGGCGTAGTCGTTGCCGGGGAAGCTGGAGCCCGCGACGGTCCCGCTCGGGTTCGAGGTCCGAGTCCCGGTGGTGCCGCAGTGGCCCGCGGTCACGAAGCCGCCCTCGACCGAGAAACCGATCGAGCACCGGCCCGAGCCGAAGGTGTAGGCGTTGCCGCCGATGACGTCGATCAGCGGAACCGGGCTCTCGGTGCTGGTCGCGACCCGCACCGCGTCGGCACTCACGCCGGACGCGGTCGCCCACGACTTCGCGGCTTCCTCCGTACCCGCGTTCGCCAGTACGACGATCGAGTTGGTGGTGGCGTCGACGTACCAGCCGGGCACGGTCTTCGGCGCGCTGGTTCCCTTGGTGTCCAAAGACAGCTTCGCCGCGTCGAGCTGGGCGGCGCTCCGCGTGACGGTCTTCGGGGTCGCGCCCGCCGCGCGGACCGCGCCTTCCAGCGCCGCGTCGGTGACCGCGACGGTCAGCGTGGTCCCCGCCGCGTCCAGCCACGAGCCGGCGTAGGACGGACCGAGCCGGGTCTTGAGGGCGCCGTCGGTGTGCGCCGCCTTCTGCTCACCGGCGAGACGGGCACTGGCCTGATCAGGGCTGATCTTCAGGTCGCGCGACAGGGCCGCGACGATCTCCGATCGGACCTGGTCGGCCGCCGAGACGGTCTGACCGGCGCTGGCGCTCGGCGTCAGCGCGATGGCCGTGACCAGGCCCGCGCCGGTGACGGCCGCCGCGGCGGCCGATACGATCTTTCGGTTCATTTCAGGCGTTCCTCACCGACGTTCCGGAAGAAGATCTCGTCCAGACCGTACGAGGCACCTGCGGCAAATGGTACATACCATTTAGGTCATATCCACCCAGTGGACTGGACCTTTCAGCGACTTCCGCGCAGGTCAGCGCACTCCGGCATCCGTGTAGTCCACGCCATAACCCGGGTTCAACTCGAGGTACTTCGAGTAGGTGGGCCGCCGGTCGATCAGTTCGCCGTACACCGCGCGGGACAGGGCGATCATCTCCGCGGCGAAGGGGCCCATCTCCCCGCGCTCCGACCAGCCGACGAGATTCTTCCAGCTCAGCGGATTCCCCGCGATCGGGACGGCGACGATGCCCGGGATCTCGTGGAACAGCGGCTGACACAACACCACCGCGTGTCCCGATTCGACCATCTCGATGCAGGTCAGCACATCGGTCTCGTACAGCGAACGCGGCGTGAACCCCGACCGGGCGCACGCGGACGCGAAACAGTCGCCGAAACAGCCGTCCCCCGGTGTCGCGCACCAGCGTTCGTCCGCCAGCGCGGCGAGTTCGACCTCGTTGTGCTGCGCGCGCTCGTCACGCGCCGACATCAGCACGAACACCGGATGGTGCGCGAGCGTCCGCCACCGGACGCCGGGCTCGGGCGGCGGCGAGGCGTCACCGCAGACGCCTACGAAGGCGAAGTCCAGCGCGCCCTCGGCGGTCATTTCCGCGAGCTGGTTGGCCGACCACGACGTATGGGTGGCGACATGGATGTCGGGATGGGTGGTGCCGAGACGCTGCAGGAGAGCCCCGAGCATCGGCCCTGTCGCCGAACCGAGCCGCAAGGTCACCGGCTCGCCGGTGCCGGCGTGCTGGGCGAGGCGCGCGGCCTCGTCGTGCAGCGACGACACTGCGGGAAGCACCATTTTGGCCCGGTCGAGAACGAGGAGACCGAGTGCCGTCGGCCTGGTCCCCGTGTGATCACGGAGGAAGAGCTTCCCGCCGAGTGTCCGTTCGATGCGCTTCAGTTGTGCGGTCAAAGCGGGCTGCGCCATTCCGAGCGTGTTCGCCGCCTTGGTGATACTCCCGAGTTCGGCGATCGCGCACATGATGCGCAAGTGGCGCAGTTCCAGCTCCATCCCTCTACGTTAGTAGACATAACTGGACTGGACCAGACAAATGAGTGAGCCAAATGGCTTCGTATCGCCCTGTTCGCGGTTTGCCATCGATGTCAGCAATCCCGGACATGGTTCACAGTGGATCCCGGCCCCGGCACCTGATCAAGACCGGTCGCGCAGGCGGATCGCCGTCTCGAGATTCTCCTTGATCCTCTTGGTGAGGCGGTGATCCGGACCGAGCGCCCGCTCGGCGTCGGACCACGCCTCTTCGTACATCCGGATCGAGAGCGGCAGGTCACCCGAGACGCCGCGGACGTAGGCGAGATCGTTCCTCGAATTCAGCGTGTCCTGGTGATCGTGCCCGAACACCCGCTCCCTGGCGGCCAGCGTGCGCTCGTACACCTCGATCGCCCTGGTCAGATCGCCCGAGGATTCGTACGCTCCGGCCAAGTTGTTCCACGAGCTCAGGGTGTCGGGGTGATCGGGGCCCAGCACGCGCTCACGATCCGCCAGCGTCCGTTCCTGGAGTTCGATCGCGCGGACGAGATCGCCCGCGGACTCGCACGCTCCGGCGAGATTGCCTCGCGAGACCAAGGTGTTCGGATGGTCCGGACCCAGCACGCGCTCGCGATCCTTCAACGTCGCCTCGAACAGCGTGACGGCACGCTCCGAGTCACCCGTGGACCACAGGAGGTACGC contains these protein-coding regions:
- a CDS encoding carbohydrate-binding protein is translated as MNRKIVSAAAAAVTGAGLVTAIALTPSASAGQTVSAADQVRSEIVAALSRDLKISPDQASARLAGEQKAAHTDGALKTRLGPSYAGSWLDAAGTTLTVAVTDAALEGAVRAAGATPKTVTRSAAQLDAAKLSLDTKGTSAPKTVPGWYVDATTNSIVVLANAGTEEAAKSWATASGVSADAVRVATSTESPVPLIDVIGGNAYTFGSGRCSIGFSVEGGFVTAGHCGTTGTRTSNPSGTVAGSSFPGNDYAWVRVDAGNTPRGLVNRYPGTVPVAGSQEAAIGASVCRSGSTTGWHCGTIQQKNASVNYPQGTVSGLTRTNACAEPGDSGGSWLAGDQAQGVTSGGSGNCSSGGTFYFQPISEILSVYSLRLVTSGSNPPTSTTTTPTGPTTSNPPTGTWAAGTTYAAGATVTYNGASYRALQGHTAQAGWEPPNVPALWARS
- a CDS encoding LysR family transcriptional regulator produces the protein MELELRHLRIMCAIAELGSITKAANTLGMAQPALTAQLKRIERTLGGKLFLRDHTGTRPTALGLLVLDRAKMVLPAVSSLHDEAARLAQHAGTGEPVTLRLGSATGPMLGALLQRLGTTHPDIHVATHTSWSANQLAEMTAEGALDFAFVGVCGDASPPPEPGVRWRTLAHHPVFVLMSARDERAQHNEVELAALADERWCATPGDGCFGDCFASACARSGFTPRSLYETDVLTCIEMVESGHAVVLCQPLFHEIPGIVAVPIAGNPLSWKNLVGWSERGEMGPFAAEMIALSRAVYGELIDRRPTYSKYLELNPGYGVDYTDAGVR